Proteins from one Gimesia maris genomic window:
- a CDS encoding glycosyltransferase: MTLTPEIKQQLCNACKFKRNYFCRKHGDEIRRLVKTRTTCEGWGNAPKPKPPAKAPQLEPAAVDEIRCDVVIPYCQKNLQWLAAAVDSILNQAGAECVVHLIADGFTVPDDPAEQYASHPQVRLYRNEKTIGPYRTMNRIFDRLETDFIAVQDSDDIAMPHRIAHSIEKLRNGDVYGGAMRQFVSHESRDAESLRRLAAVPIHTSGHNKWKLCPNGNILNGTLVMRKAAYQRLNGFADLMGSGDLEFATRCHRSGATVVTDDEIVGLRRLHSESLSHGSIHGDKTASRNAAHETIQQYYEVMVPGCDFRQFGSLSKERYERHRTKPVGNLIEMENLELHVSHACNLACQQCTHFSNFNHKGMISPEESDRQMSLWSDRLLPRYFSLLGGEPTLNPQLCEIVRLARKHFPHSKLQLVTNGFNLQRHPELPAVLEETGCNLEISIHHDSAEYQAKLEPVKQLVADWENSHALRVNWRTSSSRWKRAYKGHGATMMPYEDNQPEQSWEACGSKWCPQIHDGKLWKCPQMAYLSMQAQKHGLNEAWNPYLNYTPLEPACTTEELREFVNRKTESCCGMCPANPETFELPSPLRGKNDARSP, from the coding sequence ATGACTTTAACACCCGAGATAAAGCAGCAACTCTGCAACGCCTGCAAATTTAAGCGGAATTACTTCTGCCGGAAACACGGTGATGAGATCCGGCGACTGGTCAAGACACGTACAACCTGTGAGGGCTGGGGAAACGCTCCCAAACCGAAACCGCCTGCGAAAGCACCACAGCTGGAACCCGCTGCCGTGGATGAAATCCGCTGTGATGTGGTCATTCCCTACTGTCAGAAAAACCTGCAATGGCTGGCTGCTGCTGTGGATTCAATTTTGAACCAGGCAGGCGCAGAGTGCGTTGTGCATTTGATAGCCGATGGTTTTACAGTTCCCGACGATCCTGCCGAGCAGTACGCCAGCCATCCCCAGGTGAGACTGTATCGCAACGAAAAGACCATCGGACCGTATCGGACCATGAACCGGATTTTTGACCGACTGGAAACCGACTTCATTGCCGTTCAAGACTCCGATGATATTGCCATGCCGCACCGGATTGCTCACTCAATCGAGAAACTGAGAAACGGCGATGTTTATGGTGGCGCTATGCGTCAGTTTGTAAGCCACGAAAGCCGGGACGCAGAGTCCCTGAGACGACTGGCGGCGGTGCCGATTCACACTTCAGGCCATAATAAATGGAAACTCTGCCCCAACGGTAATATCCTCAATGGCACGCTGGTCATGCGGAAGGCAGCCTATCAGCGGTTGAACGGGTTCGCTGATCTGATGGGTTCGGGTGATCTGGAATTTGCTACCCGCTGCCACAGGTCAGGTGCAACAGTGGTAACTGATGATGAGATCGTAGGGCTCAGACGGTTACATTCTGAAAGCCTGTCACATGGTTCTATTCACGGAGACAAAACAGCATCACGCAACGCCGCACACGAAACGATTCAGCAGTATTATGAAGTGATGGTTCCCGGCTGCGATTTCCGACAGTTCGGAAGCCTCAGTAAAGAGCGATACGAACGACACAGGACAAAGCCGGTCGGCAACCTGATTGAGATGGAGAACCTCGAACTGCACGTTTCTCACGCCTGTAATCTGGCATGTCAGCAATGTACGCATTTTTCGAACTTCAATCACAAGGGTATGATCAGTCCGGAAGAATCTGACCGACAAATGAGCCTTTGGTCTGATCGGTTGCTGCCGCGCTACTTCAGTCTGCTGGGGGGAGAGCCTACACTCAATCCGCAACTCTGTGAGATCGTCAGACTCGCAAGAAAGCATTTTCCACACTCCAAGTTGCAACTGGTAACCAATGGTTTCAATCTGCAGAGACACCCGGAACTGCCTGCTGTGCTGGAAGAGACCGGATGTAATTTAGAAATCAGCATTCACCACGATTCCGCAGAGTATCAGGCGAAACTGGAGCCGGTAAAACAGCTGGTAGCCGATTGGGAAAACTCGCACGCATTACGGGTCAACTGGCGAACGTCCAGCAGTCGCTGGAAACGAGCCTATAAAGGGCATGGCGCAACGATGATGCCTTATGAAGACAATCAGCCAGAACAGAGCTGGGAGGCCTGCGGTTCAAAATGGTGTCCCCAGATCCACGACGGAAAGCTCTGGAAGTGTCCGCAGATGGCTTACCTGTCGATGCAGGCACAAAAGCACGGACTGAACGAAGCCTGGAATCCATATCTGAATTACACGCCGTTGGAACCGGCATGCACGACGGAAGAGTTACGTGAGTTTGTGAATCGCAAAACAGAAAGCTGCTGCGGAATGTGTCCAGCCAACCCGGAAACATTCGAACTGCCTTCACCACTAAGGGGAAAAAACGATGCCAGATCACCTTAA